In the Lascolabacillus massiliensis genome, one interval contains:
- a CDS encoding SagB/ThcOx family dehydrogenase — translation MKKGVLICLIFSLVTNLFAQKSESIVLNPPSKDRGKSVIDAMWHRASPREFDTKKISPQDLSDLLWAANGINRPDEGKRTAPSAVNAQDVDVYVFNETGVYIYNAQKHTLELVVEGDNRKIFAGPQDDSYPPILLLLVSDISRFRIGEDALKLEWAAIDTGIVAQNILLFCTSIDMVGRPRAFMDKDTIKELLKLNDKQYPILNIPVAYK, via the coding sequence ATGAAAAAAGGAGTTTTGATTTGCCTGATCTTCTCATTAGTGACAAATCTATTTGCACAAAAAAGTGAGTCAATCGTGTTAAACCCTCCCAGCAAAGATCGCGGAAAATCTGTAATTGATGCTATGTGGCACAGGGCATCACCAAGAGAATTTGATACAAAGAAAATCTCTCCTCAGGACCTGTCGGATCTTCTTTGGGCAGCAAATGGGATTAACCGACCAGATGAAGGAAAGAGAACTGCACCCTCAGCTGTTAACGCACAGGATGTTGATGTTTATGTATTTAATGAAACAGGTGTTTACATCTATAATGCACAGAAGCATACCCTTGAATTGGTTGTAGAAGGTGATAACAGGAAGATATTTGCCGGACCGCAAGATGATTCCTACCCACCTATATTACTGCTGTTGGTTTCTGATATATCACGCTTCAGGATTGGAGAAGATGCACTTAAACTGGAGTGGGCTGCAATTGATACCGGTATCGTTGCACAAAACATATTACTGTTTTGCACCTCAATAGACATGGTTGGTCGTCCCCGCGCATTCATGGATAAGGATACTATTAAAGAGCTGTTAAAACTTAATGATAAACAGTATCCTATCCTGAATATTCCAGTGGCATATAAGTAA
- a CDS encoding DUF4180 domain-containing protein — translation MKIEAHNINDTNIAEVISEANVINKVEDGIDLLGNLYYQGFDRIIIYEKNITPEFFDLKTGIAGEILQKFSNYRVQLAIVGDFTKYNSKSLNNFIYESNKGRLINFVSTLSEALGVLSE, via the coding sequence ATGAAAATTGAAGCCCACAATATTAACGATACAAATATTGCCGAAGTGATATCGGAAGCGAATGTAATCAATAAGGTTGAAGATGGAATAGATCTGTTAGGGAACCTCTATTATCAGGGGTTCGATAGGATTATAATCTACGAGAAGAACATCACTCCGGAGTTCTTCGACCTGAAAACCGGAATTGCAGGTGAAATACTTCAGAAGTTTTCCAATTACCGTGTTCAACTGGCTATTGTTGGGGATTTCACAAAATACAATAGCAAAAGTCTTAATAATTTTATTTATGAAAGTAATAAGGGGAGACTTATCAACTTTGTCTCAACACTTTCTGAAGCTTTAGGAGTTCTTTCTGAATAA